The sequence GACAAGATATCCGCATGGGCGATATTTTCTCCAAAAATGATCAAAACCACTTTGCTGGCTGCCGTTTTATGCAGTGGAATTCAAGGTGGCTATTATGCAATTACCACCTGGCTACCTACTTTCTTAAAAACAGAGCGTCACTTATCGGTGATTGGTACTGGTGGATATTTGATTGTCATTATCACGGGTTCCTTCATCGGTTATCTGATCGGTGCATATCTGACAGACCGCATCGGCCGGAGAGCGAATATTCTGATATTTACTGTCCTGTCAGGTATCAGTGTCTATCTTTACACACAGATTGAATTAACGAATACCCAGATGTTATTCATGGGTTTCCCACTTGGTATTGCGGCATCCGGCATTTTCAGCGGAGTCGGCGCTTATCTGACCGAGTTATTCCCGACCGCAATTCGCGCAACCGGACAAGGATTTGCCTATAACTTCGGACGCGGAGTTGGTGCTTTATTTCCAACCTTGGTCGGATATATCAGTCAATCGCATAATCTGGCTTATGCAATCGGATTATTTGCCGGAAGTGCCTATCTGGTTGTTTTCTTTACCGCTCTTTTGCTGCCGGAAACCAAAGGGCGCGATCTGGATTGGGGGGATGATTTATTTAAAAAGAACTGATTTTTTAAGCTATATATTGTCATTATTTGAACGTAACTGAACGTCAATAAGCTGCCTCGCCTTTTGTGCCCAAAGGCAGCTTATTGATTTATTGATGCAACCGTCTCATTGCGTATTACACGAACTAGTCAATACCGGATTTTGGAGAAGTCATGGATCGTGTCGACTGTATTGTCATCGGTGCCGGCGTCATTGGATTGGCCATTGCGCGCGCGATGGCCATGGCCGGGCGCGATGTCATCATTATTGAAGCCGAAAACGATATCGGCAGCGGCACCAGTTCCCGCAACAGTGAAGTCATTCATGCGGGCATCTATTACCCGCCCGCCTCATTGAAGGCACGATTTTGTGTGGAAGGCCGCGAGCGGCTTTATCGCTACTGTGAACAACATGCGATTGCGCATCGACGCTGCGGCAAACTCATCGTGGCCACAAACAGCGCACAACATGCAGGCCTTGACCGCATCGCCGCGCGTGCACAAGCCAATGGTGTCGGCGATGTGCAGCACTTGACTGGCGCGCAGGCGCAAGCGATGGAGCCGCAACTGCATTGCACTGCGGCGCTATTTTCACCGTCAACCGGCATCATCGACAGCCACGGGCTGATGACACAGCTATTGGCGGATGCCGAGGCAGCAGGCGCATCGATTGCCTTTCAAAGCGAAATCGTCGCTGCCCGCGTTGGTAGCGGGGAACTTGTTCTGGACGTGGTGACCCGCGATGGCGAGGCCGTGAGCCTCTTGGCCAGCCTGGTCATCAACGCGGCAGGATTGGCGGCACCGCGCATTGCGCGCCACTTCAAGGGATTGCCGGAGCGCTTTGTCCCGACAGCTTTTTACTCCAAGGGGAATTATTTTTCGCTTGCCGCCAAAGCGCCCTTTTCGACGCTGATCTATCCGCTGCCGGAAGCCGGTGGTCTGGGCGTGCACCTGACGCTCGACATGGCAGGCCAGGCACGCTTCGGACCGGATGTCGAATGGCTGGCTATTGCCGACGACAGGGAGATTGATTTTTCAGTCGACAGTCATCGTGCCGACGGGTTTTATGACTCGATCCGGCATTACTGGCCGGCCTTGGCGGATGGCGCGCTGCAGCCAAGTTATGCCGGCGTACGCCCGAAACTGACGGACGGAAAAGACGACGTGGACTTTTGCATTCAAGGTCCGGCGACGCACGGCATTCCCGGCTTGATCAATCTGTTCGGCATCGAGTCGCCCGGACTGACCGCATCGCTGGCGATAGCCTCGCACGTGTGCGATCTGGCTGGCGTGGTCGATATCGGTCCGGCAAGGGAAGGCAGCAGACGGGAGGTAAAATAGCTGCCCGCGCAAACAGGCCGACCGGCTCCATGCACAGACCAGGGGAAAGCCATCACTTCGACGATTCACACCACGCAAGTTCTCATTGCCGGCGGCGGGCTGGCCGGCATGGCGGCGGCCCTGCGGCTGGAGCAGGCCGGTATTGCGTACTTGTTGCTCGAAGCCCAGGAGCGCTTGGGCGGGCGCATTTTTTCGCAGCCGGTGGCAGCCGATGACGGATCCGGTGTCGATCTGGGACCGACCTGGTTCTGGCCGCATCAGCAGCGCATGCGACGGCTATGCGCCGAACTGAGATGCAAGGTCTTTGAACAGCATGTCGCAGGTGATGTGCTGTACCAGCAGGGCAGCGCACAGCCGGTGCAACGCAGCGATGCCGGACAAGGCATGCTGTCGTACCGGGTCGAAGGCGGGACGCAGTCGCTGATTGCGGCGCTCGCAGCGCGACTCGATCCGGCCGGCGTGCAGCGCAGCTGCCCGATCACGAATATCGCCCCTGGCGAGGACGGCTGGAGTGTCAGCGCAACCGCCGCCGATGGCAGCGAACCACGGCAGTTCCGGGCCCAGCATCTGGTGCTGGCCGCGCCACCCCGCAAGTTACTGCAGATTGCCGGCCTGTCGTCGTGCCTGCCGGCAGGCTTGTCCACTGCGCTGGCGGCGACGCCGACCTGGATGGCAGCGCAGGCCAAGTTCGTGGCGGTCTATCCGGCACCGTTCTGGCGACAGGCTGGCTTGTCCGGACAAGCCTTCAGCCGGGTCGGCCCGATGGTCGAAATCCATGACGCGTCGGCCACCACCGACACCGGCTTCGCCCTGTTCGGTTTTATCGGCGTGCCCGCCGGCGTGCGCAGCCGGCATGCCGCCGGGGTGCTGCAGGATGCCTGCCTGCGCCAGCTGGTCAGTCTATTCGGCGCACAGGCGGCGACACCGGAGGTGTCCTACCTGAAAGACTGGGCGCAGGATGCGTGGATCGTCAGCGAGCAGGATATCGACGAATCGCCGCGTCATCCCGAGCTCGACCTGTCGCGCTGGCTGCCGCAGTTGCGGCGCATGCAGCTGCATCTGGTGGGCAGTGAAGTCGCGCCGCAAGAAGGTGGCTACCTTGAGGGGGCGCTGGGTTCGGTCGAGGTGCTCATGCGTAGCCCGGAGCTGTTTTCCTGACGATGCACCCTACGGCTGATGCACGTTAAGTTGATGCATAGGCCGGTTGTGCCCACGCGTGCAAACCGCAAACGCCCGCCAATTCCAACCGCTTGCCGGTGGCTTCGCGTGGGCGCGATACACCCGGGCGCGGCGATGTCGCGTGCAAGCTGGCACGTCCCATGCTGTAACGCATCCACAAGGCCAGGGATGAGCAGACCGGCTCTTCCGCCTCATGGAAAGATGTCCCGACATGGATGCACTGCTACAGGATTGGCGCA comes from Actimicrobium sp. CCC2.4 and encodes:
- a CDS encoding MFS transporter, with protein sequence MSWYSDLNRTEKRTFIAAFGGWALDALDFMVFTFVIATLMHLWGISKAEAGMLGTVTLLFSAIGGWGAGMLADRYGRVKILQITILWFTVCTVLIGFAQNVEQIFVLRALQGLGFGGEWAVGSVLMGEIIRSEHRGKAVGTVQSGWAVGWGIAALLYTAAFSFLPENYAWRAMFWVGIIPALLVVYIRKHVPEPEVFKRTQAIQANSADKISAWAIFSPKMIKTTLLAAVLCSGIQGGYYAITTWLPTFLKTERHLSVIGTGGYLIVIITGSFIGYLIGAYLTDRIGRRANILIFTVLSGISVYLYTQIELTNTQMLFMGFPLGIAASGIFSGVGAYLTELFPTAIRATGQGFAYNFGRGVGALFPTLVGYISQSHNLAYAIGLFAGSAYLVVFFTALLLPETKGRDLDWGDDLFKKN
- a CDS encoding NAD(P)/FAD-dependent oxidoreductase, with the translated sequence MDRVDCIVIGAGVIGLAIARAMAMAGRDVIIIEAENDIGSGTSSRNSEVIHAGIYYPPASLKARFCVEGRERLYRYCEQHAIAHRRCGKLIVATNSAQHAGLDRIAARAQANGVGDVQHLTGAQAQAMEPQLHCTAALFSPSTGIIDSHGLMTQLLADAEAAGASIAFQSEIVAARVGSGELVLDVVTRDGEAVSLLASLVINAAGLAAPRIARHFKGLPERFVPTAFYSKGNYFSLAAKAPFSTLIYPLPEAGGLGVHLTLDMAGQARFGPDVEWLAIADDREIDFSVDSHRADGFYDSIRHYWPALADGALQPSYAGVRPKLTDGKDDVDFCIQGPATHGIPGLINLFGIESPGLTASLAIASHVCDLAGVVDIGPAREGSRREVK
- a CDS encoding flavin monoamine oxidase family protein; translation: MAGGGLAGMAAALRLEQAGIAYLLLEAQERLGGRIFSQPVAADDGSGVDLGPTWFWPHQQRMRRLCAELRCKVFEQHVAGDVLYQQGSAQPVQRSDAGQGMLSYRVEGGTQSLIAALAARLDPAGVQRSCPITNIAPGEDGWSVSATAADGSEPRQFRAQHLVLAAPPRKLLQIAGLSSCLPAGLSTALAATPTWMAAQAKFVAVYPAPFWRQAGLSGQAFSRVGPMVEIHDASATTDTGFALFGFIGVPAGVRSRHAAGVLQDACLRQLVSLFGAQAATPEVSYLKDWAQDAWIVSEQDIDESPRHPELDLSRWLPQLRRMQLHLVGSEVAPQEGGYLEGALGSVEVLMRSPELFS